The genomic segment GAACCTGAACCTGGCGGCGACGGTCACCGTCGGCGGCCGGTACATCGTGCGCGACGCCGCCGGCAAGCAGATGGCCGACGTCGAGGCCAACGTCGCCTGGGAGCAGTGGAGCAGCGCGACCGACCAGGAGGTCATCGTCGACGGCTTCGCGTCGCTCGACGGCACCACCAACGCCGGCGTGCCGCTCAACAAGACCATCATCCGCCACGGCTTCAAGGACACCTACTCCTTCCGCCTCGGCGGCTCGTACGAGCGCGACATGGGCCCGGGCCGGGTGACCGTGCGCGGCGGCGTCGCCTACGACACCACCGCCGCCAAGACCGGCTGGGAGCGCGCCGACCTCGACGGCGCCGCCCGCACGACCATGGCCCTGGGCGGGTCGATGACCCTCGACAAGGTCCGCATCGACATCGGCGGCGGCATGGTCTACGAGGGCACGCGCACCCAGGACGCCGGCTGCAACAACAACACCCAGGGCGCCAACTGCACCGGCCCCGGCCTCGTGCCGCCCGACAAGCGCACCGGCCCCGATCCCATCCAGCCGGTCGCCGCGCCCGGCAGCCAGCAGATCAGCCCCATCAACCAGGGCGCGATCAGCTCGGGCTACAAGCTGCTGATGATCGGCGTCACGACCTGGGTCTGACGCAGAGGGGACGGTGTCAACTTTGACAACGTTTGGCTCGGAGCATCGATAACGGTGGGATCTTCAGCCGGCCGCGATCGGCGCCCCCCTCTCCTCTCACCTTCCGGGAAGGGCAAGGCCTCCCGGCGCGGGCAGCGGGGACAGGTCGGATGCGCCGACGTCGGTGACGTCGCGGCTGCGAGCTATGATCGCTCGCCGATGGCGACGCACACGACCCCAGAGCCGTTCAAGGTGTGGACCAACGACCGTGGCGAGGAAGGCTTCCTCCACGGGACGAAGGCTGACTTGAAGACCGGAGACCTCATCGAGCCCGGGCGCAGCTCGAACTACGGCAACAGGGACAACGCTGCCTTCGTCTACTTCACCTCGACATTGGATGCCGCCACGTGGGGCGCCGAGCTGGCGATCGGTGACGGGCCGGGCCGCATCTACATCGTCGAGCCGACCGGCCCGTTCGAGGACGACCCGAACCTCACCGATAAGAAGTTCCCCGGCAACCCGACGCGGTCGTACCGCACGCGGCCTCCGCTCCGGGTCATCGGCGAGATCACCGACTGGAAGGGCCACGCGCCCGAGCAACTCCAGGCGATGAAGGATGGCCTCGCGCGCCTCGCCGCGAGGGGCGTCGAGGCCATCAACGAGTAGCCGTCGCCCCAGCACGCGCACTGCACCTCGCGCAACTCGCCGCACACTCATGAGCGCCCGTGCCATTCACCGCGGTGACATCTTCTGGATCGCCCCCGACGATTCCAGAGGACCCCGTCCCCCTTTCGGCCCGGCTGTTCTGGCGCGGCCGGCGGGAACAGCGCGGGGCGCCTGCGTCCGCGACTCGCCCGGGTCCCGATCGGCCGCGAGCCGGAGCGCGCCGCGAGCGGGACGGCCGAAAGGTTGTCAAAGCTGACACCGTCCCCCTCCAGTCGGCTGGGCAGCGGGAACAGCGAAGGCGGCCTGCGCGTTGACGCGTGATGACGCGGAGCGGGACACGGTCGCGCGCGAGGTGGGCCGTGGGCGTGGCGCTGCTCGCGGTCGCGCTCGGTGCATGTGGCGATTGCGATGGCGATCAGCCGGCTGATCTTCGAGAGTTTCACGGCGATCCGTCCGGGGTCGTCTGCGGACAGCGCTGGTCGTACGACCATATGGGATTTGTCTGCAGCGATGCGTGGATGACGCTTCGTGAGCTGGCGCCATTCAGTCGTCTGCGCTCCGTGAATCTAGATCGTACCACGATCGGTGGCCGCGGCGCGGTGCCGCTGCCCTCAGTCACGAGCCTTGCCGTCTTGGACGCCAAGGTGCCGCCGGATGCGGTCGCGGTCGCGTTTCCGAATCTCGGTTCGCTCACCGTCAGTGGGAGCGGGTTCGATGTCTCCACGCTGCCCCCGATGCGCCGGCTCACTCGCCTCGTCGTCGCTCGGACCGCGCCGCCCAGCGGCGAGGCGATCGCGCGCCAGCCGGCCCTGCGGACCGTCGTCCTCAGTTACTTGAAGTGCGACGCGTGCGAGGAAGAAGTGGCTGCGGTGATCCGCGCGCTGCGCCCGGATATCGACGTCAAGACGTACACGCTGCATGAACCCCGTCCCGGCGTGAGGTGATCGAGCCAGCAGGGGAGGGCGGGGACGGTGTCAACGTTGAGCTGGGGCGGGGACGGTGAACCCCGTCCCGGCGTGAGGTGATCGAGCCAGGCAGGGGAGGGCGGGGGACGGCGTCAGCGTTGAGCTGAGGCGGGGAACGGTGTCACCGTCGAGCTGGGGCGGGGGACGGGGGCAACGTTGACGACCTTGGCTCGCGGGCTCGCTCGCGGTTGGAGCTGCCAGTCAGCCGCGATGAGATCCACGCGCCGTCATGTGGAGGATCCAGACGCGCTGTCAACGTCGACACCGTCCCCGGTCAGGTCCGGACCAGCAGGCCGCGGTCGTCGAAGGCGACGGCGCCGTCCTTGAGGAGGCGGCCGACGGCGCGCTTGAAGGCCTTCTTCGAGAGGCCGAAGATGGCGCGGATCTGGTCGGGGCTGGACTTGTCGCCGACCCGCGGCGCGTCGGGGCGGGACATGATGGCGAGGATGGCGGCGGCGTCGTTGTCGAGCTCGTGGTGGGCGTGGCCGCGCAGGGACAGCACGAGCTTGCCGTCGGGCAGGATCGCGGCGACGCGGAACTGCGCGGCCTCGCCCCGGCCCAGGCGGTGGGGCTCGGTGGCCGGCACCAGGCCGACGTAGGCGCGGTCGATGATCACGAACAGGCCGATCGCCGGGTCCTCGCGCCAGGCCACGCCGTCGACCCACTCGTCGAGCTCGAAGCCGCCGCCCTCGGTCAGCATCGGCGCGACCCGCATGGTCGCGGCCAGGCGCGCGCTCTTGTCGAGGTACAGGCCGAACGGGTGGCGGGCGCCGACGACGAGCTCGCGGGTCTGCTCGGCGAACGGCACGAACAGCTCCTTGCCCAGGCCCCAGTCGACGAACGCGCCGTGGTCGGTGCACGACGTGACCTCGAGGAACGCGACCTCGCCCAGCACCAGCGCCGGCGTGGCGGTGGTCGCGACCACGCGCTCGTCGGAGTCGCGGTAGACGAACACCGGCAGGGCGGCGCCGACCGCGGCGCCCTCGGGCAGCTCGCGCGCCGGCAGGAACACGGTCGCGGCGTCGGGCGCGTCGGCGATCGCGAGCCACGCGCCCGCGGCGTCGACCGAGTGGATCGTCAGGGTCACGCGCCGGCCCAGC from the Myxococcales bacterium genome contains:
- the arr gene encoding NAD(+)--rifampin ADP-ribosyltransferase; the encoded protein is MATHTTPEPFKVWTNDRGEEGFLHGTKADLKTGDLIEPGRSSNYGNRDNAAFVYFTSTLDAATWGAELAIGDGPGRIYIVEPTGPFEDDPNLTDKKFPGNPTRSYRTRPPLRVIGEITDWKGHAPEQLQAMKDGLARLAARGVEAINE
- a CDS encoding S1 RNA-binding domain-containing protein, with the protein product MTPEGLLGRRVTLTIHSVDAAGAWLAIADAPDAATVFLPARELPEGAAVGAALPVFVYRDSDERVVATTATPALVLGEVAFLEVTSCTDHGAFVDWGLGKELFVPFAEQTRELVVGARHPFGLYLDKSARLAATMRVAPMLTEGGGFELDEWVDGVAWREDPAIGLFVIIDRAYVGLVPATEPHRLGRGEAAQFRVAAILPDGKLVLSLRGHAHHELDNDAAAILAIMSRPDAPRVGDKSSPDQIRAIFGLSKKAFKRAVGRLLKDGAVAFDDRGLLVRT